A window of Syntrophales bacterium genomic DNA:
TTTAGGATACCGCAGATGGAAGGAAAGTCAGGGAAGGAGTTGTGGGGCTGGTTTAAACTGGGCGGTTTTAGACCACCTCCCCAGTCAGAAAAATTACATTATGGCTTGACTCTGTTGGATTTTTTTGGTTCCGTTTCCGTGGTTGTCAGTCATGGCATAGGGGGTGCCATAATAAGGGCTACAATCATTCCGTTCATGCTTCTTGTCTTTTGTAAGTCATTCATCGTTATTTTTTCATCACAGAATCAAAAAATGTGCGAATAATTCGGACGAACGAAAGTTATCAGCACCAAGAATAAGAGGCCCTATATGAAGGATAAAGAGAATCCCATGGGTATGATAAAAGATCCTTTCGCAGGGGATAGCTATGTACTTCCATCAACATTCTGTACAGATCAGAGAAGATTGTGGTTCAAGCGATCAAATCAAATATTACGATTCTTTATGAGTTCAGAATGGGCTCTAAAAGAATGCAAGAAAATATATGAAAATCGTCTGATCACTCAACGTGGATTAAGTCCTGATACACCGATGAGAATACAATCCTCCGATGGGAGATCTTTAATTCTACCTGCTAGAGTGTTATTAAGTGGACTTGCTAGTGATGTTGATGTTCTTTGTCGCCAAATATTTGTGATGCTCTACGGTTCATTAGAAACATATTTGTTTGAACTGATCGAGAGATCATTTAAGGAAATTGGACAAACAGAAGATATTTTGGGAAAATCATTGGATATTATGATGAGAGGAAAATGGGATGCGAAGATTGGGAAAATGAATCATATCTTTGAGCTAAATTATAGGGCTAGTGACCTGATGGAACATTTCAAAGGTTTTGAGCTTAATTTTATGGGAAATGTATTTAGAAATCCTCTGTCATTTTTGGATGAACTGGCGCAGATTCGACATAGAATTATACATGCTTCCAGTATCATAGACCAAGGGAAGTTAATTTATATAGATACACGCATATTCCAAGGATATTATATTTTCTGTGCGCTTTTGACAGACTTCACCGATAATCTATTTGTAAATAAATTTAAATTCGACCGTACTGAAATAAACCCCGCTGATGCATAATTATTTATGTGTAATGAAAGGGGGTTACTCTTTATAAAAATAGTATAAAATACGAAGAGCAAGATTTGTTGAATGGGAAACCACTACTTCTGTGTTAGGAGATTCAGAAAATGAATCAACATGAAAAGGTAAATGGTGAAGGTTTTCCCTTGAAACGTCTTCGTTATATTATAACCTTGATTTCTCTCCTATTGGCATTGGCTCACCTCATATGGCCTTATTTAGCGATAGATGTTGTTACACTTGTTTTATTAATTATCGCTATTCTGCCGTGGCTGGCCCCTCTTATCAAGTCGTTTGAGTTACCTGGAGGATGGAAGATGGAATTTCAGGATCTGCAAAAGGTGTCTTCTCGTGCTGATACTGCTGGCCTTCTTGCGGCGGAACCGACTAAAAAAGAAGAAATATTTTCATTTCAGTCAATTGCAAGACAAGATCATAATCTCGCTCTTGCAGGCTTGAGAATCGAGATAGAAAAGAGATTATCTCTGCTTTCTGAGGTTGCAGGCTTGAAACGAAACAAAGTTATGGGTATCGGTGAATCACTAAGGGCATTGTCTAAACATGACATACTGACCAGTGAGGAAAGGTCTATTCTCTCTGACATGATAAATATGCTAAATGCTGCTGTACACGGTGCAACTGTTGACCAGCGTAGTGCGGATTGGGCGATTGACGTAGGGCCAAGATTACTGACCTCACTAGATGAGAGAATAGATGAGGTCCGGGCGACTAATCTGCCAATTGAGTAGATGAATTTGAATCCATGATCTGTCTTTAGATATGATCTTCAAGAATCTGAATAGTAAACTATGTATACATTAAGATTTCCTTTTCGTATTCCACAGGAAGATCAATCATTAGGTAAAGATATTGCGTCTATAAATATCGGTGAGTTGTTGTATTCACTGGAAAATTTGGATCCCTATTTTGTTTTGACAATCAAGGGTTTTCTAACAGAGGCAGAAGCCGAAAGGCATATTAACAGAATATGGGCCGGATTTATGTGGTTGCTTTTAAATCGTGGAATATCGGTCAATGCTATTCTTGCCACAAAAGAAGTATTTTATACTGACGATCCGATAAAGGCAGCTGAGAATGTTAGTAAGACATACAGAATTCCAATACGGGGTCCGCTTCATGGCTCACTTGATGGAACCCGCCCCGCCGTTTTCCCATCAAATAAGAAGCTCTCTATCTTAACTGGTTATGCGCCAATTGGCATTGCAATTACACCACCTTCAACTATGCTAACATGCATTGCTGAAGGATTATCTTTTCCACATAGCGATGAACTTATAAATGACAATTTCTTGCGTCTTGCCCTTGAGCTTTACAGAGCCTATTTCACAGAAGCTTCTCGAAATGCTCGATTCTTGACATTAATTATGGCTTTAGAAGTTCTGAGGCCTCAGCCGAGTAAGCGAGGTAGTATCAGAAAGCAGATCTATGAAATGGTTTTATCTACTCTACAACAAGTAAGAGATGAAGAAGCAGAGCTTCTCGCAGAAAAAGCCCAATATTTCTATTGTCTACGAAACGAGTTAGTACATGAAGGAATACTGAATAGCAGTGTGGCTGTTGATGAGGCAAGGCAGCTTGTGCAACGTGTTTTGAAAGCAAAATATTTAGCGTATGTGCAATAATAGGATGGAGGCTTTCCAACTAATTGATTACAGGCAATGTTAAGGAAGAGTTGTCATCATTAGTAACGATATTTCGGCGTGCTATTCTTGCGTGTGACAGCAGTTCTCTTTGTACGACTCTTCAGACATTCCCTCGGGGTGCCTGTGGGGATGCCTCCTATCTATTAGCAAGATTCTTATCAGAACAGGGTTGCGGTGAATTTGAATATGTCTTGGGACGAAACGATCATTATGGTTCTCATGTCTGGTTAGAAAAAAGCAACATCATTATCGACATTACATTTGATCAATTTGACGAAAATAAAGGCTCATCTATGGTGACTACAGATGGACGATTCTATTCACAATTTCAAATAGAAGACCGACATATTGCAGATTATGAAATTTATGATCACGTAACTATTCTGAATCTAACGAACACGTATAGAGAAATTATTAAGCATATTTAAATATGAAATTGGTTGTAAAAGTTAGGATCTTCCCGAACAGTTATTTGCCGAAAAAAAGCGACATAGGACGAAAACCT
This region includes:
- a CDS encoding HEPN domain-containing protein; its protein translation is MYTLRFPFRIPQEDQSLGKDIASINIGELLYSLENLDPYFVLTIKGFLTEAEAERHINRIWAGFMWLLLNRGISVNAILATKEVFYTDDPIKAAENVSKTYRIPIRGPLHGSLDGTRPAVFPSNKKLSILTGYAPIGIAITPPSTMLTCIAEGLSFPHSDELINDNFLRLALELYRAYFTEASRNARFLTLIMALEVLRPQPSKRGSIRKQIYEMVLSTLQQVRDEEAELLAEKAQYFYCLRNELVHEGILNSSVAVDEARQLVQRVLKAKYLAYVQ
- a CDS encoding HEPN domain-containing protein translates to MKDKENPMGMIKDPFAGDSYVLPSTFCTDQRRLWFKRSNQILRFFMSSEWALKECKKIYENRLITQRGLSPDTPMRIQSSDGRSLILPARVLLSGLASDVDVLCRQIFVMLYGSLETYLFELIERSFKEIGQTEDILGKSLDIMMRGKWDAKIGKMNHIFELNYRASDLMEHFKGFELNFMGNVFRNPLSFLDELAQIRHRIIHASSIIDQGKLIYIDTRIFQGYYIFCALLTDFTDNLFVNKFKFDRTEINPADA